In Felis catus isolate Fca126 chromosome E1, F.catus_Fca126_mat1.0, whole genome shotgun sequence, the following proteins share a genomic window:
- the KIF1C gene encoding kinesin-like protein KIF1C isoform X2 has protein sequence MAGASVKVAVRVRPFNARETSQDAKCVVSMQGNTTSIINPKQGKDAPKSFTFDYSYWSHTSAEDPQFASQQQVYRDIGEEMLLHAFEGYNVCIFAYGQTGAGKSYTMMGRQEPGQQGIVPQLCEDLFSRVNENQSAQLSYSVEVSYMEIYCERVRDLLNPKSRGSLRVREHPILGPYVQDLSKLAVTSYADIADLMDCGNKARTVAATNMNETSSRSHAVFTIVFTQRCHDQLTGLDSEKVSKISLVDLAGSERADSSGARGMRLKEGANINKSLTTLGKVISALADLSKKRKSDFIPYRDSVLTWLLKENLGGNSRTAMIAALSPADINYEETLSTLRYADRTKQIRCNAVINEDPNARLIRELQEEVARLRELLLAQGLSASALGGLKVDEGSSGGALPAVSSPPAPVSASHPPAHNGELEPSFSPSAEPQIGPEEAMERLQETEKIIAELNETWEEKLRKTEALRMEREALLAEMGVAVREDGGTVGVFSPKKTPHLVNLNEDPLMSECLLYHIKDGITRVGQVDVDIKLTGQFIREQHCVFRSIPQPDGEVVVTLEPCEGAETYVNGRLVTEPLVLKSGNRIVMGKNHVFRFNHPEQARLERERGVPPPPGPPSEPVDWNFAQKELLEQQGIDIKLEMEKRLQDLENQYRKEKEEADLLLEQQRLYADSDSGDDSDKRSCEESWRLISSLREQLPPTTVQTIVRRCGLPSSGKRRAPRRVYQIPQRRRLQGKDPRWATMADLKMQAVKEICYEVALADFRHGRAEIEALAALKMRELCRTYGKPEGPGDAWRAVARDVWDTVGEEEGGGGGGGEEGARGAEVEDLRAHIDKLTGILQEVKLQNSSKDRELQALRDRMLRMERVIPLAQDHEDENEEAGEAAWAAPPGSEAVEEEAPGERAAPARPPSPPLSSWERVSRLMEEDPAFRRGRLRWLKQEQLRLQGLQGAGGRGGGLRRPPARFVPPHDCKLRFPFKSNPQHRESWPGAGEAPPAPQAPEEVAPPPAAPARRPPSPRRSHRPRRNSLDGGGRSRGGGSAQPEPQHFQPKKHNYYPQQPQPYPAQRPPGPRYPPYTTPPRMRRQRSAPDLKESGAAV, from the exons ATGGCTGGCGCCTCGGTGAAAGTGGCAGTGAGGGTTCGGCCCTTCAACGCCCGTGAGACCAGCCAGGATGCCAAGTGTGTGGTCAGCATGCAGGGCAACACCACCT CCATCATCAATCCCAAACAGGGCAAGGATGCCCCCAAAAGCTTCACTTTTGACTACTCCTACTGGTCACACACTTCG GCTGAGGACCCCCAGTTTGCGTCTCAGCAACAGGTGTATCGGGACATCGGCGAGGAGATGCTGCTTCACGCCTTCGAGGGCTACAACGTGTGCATCTTTGCCTATGGGCAGACCGGGGCCGGCAAGTCCTACACCATGATGGGGCGGCAGGAGCCGGGTCAGCAGGGCATCGTGCCCCAG CTCTGCGAGGACCTCTTCTCTCGTGTTAATGAGAACCAGAGTGCTCAGTTGTCCTATTCTGTGGAG GTGAGCTACATGGAGATCTACTGTGAGCGGGTACGAGACCTCCTGAACCCCAAGAGTCGGGGCTCTCTGCGGGTCCGGGAGCACCCCATCCTGGGCCCCTACGTGCAGGACCTGTCTAAGTTGGCCGTGACCTCCTACGCGGACATCGCCGACCTCATGGACTGTGGAAATAAGGCTCG gaCCGTGGCCGCCACCAACATGAACGAGACCAGCAGCCGCTCGCACGCCGTCTTCACCATCGTCTTCACGCAGCGCTGCCACGACCAGCTCACCGGGCTAGACTCCGAGAAG GTCAGCAAGATCAGTTTGGTGGACCTTGCCGGCAGTGAGCGGGCCGACTCCTCGGGGGCCCGGGGCATGCGCCTGAAG GAAGGGGCCAACATCAATAAGTCCCTGACCACGCTGGGGAAGGTGATCTCGGCCCTGGCGGATCTG TCCAAGAAGCGGAAGTCGGATTTTATCCCTTACAGGGACTCTGTGCTCACCTGGCTGCTCAAGGAGAACTTGG GTGGGAACTCCCGCACGGCCATGATCGCAGCCCTGAGCCCTGCAGACATCAATTACGAGGAGACCCTCAGCACCCTCAG GTACGCTGACCGCACCAAGCAGATCCGCTGCAACGCCGTCATCAACGAGGACCCCAACGCCCGGCTGATCCGTGAGCTGCAGGAGGAGGTGGCCCGGCTGCGGGAGCTGCTCCTGGCTCAGGGGCTGTCCGCCTCCGCCCTGGGAG gTCTAAAGGTGGACGAGGGGAGTTCCGGGGGTGCTCTGCCGGCTGTATCGTCCCCCCCTGCCCCAGTGTCAGCCTCACACCCCCCGGCACACAATGGGGAACTGGAACCGTCATTCTCCCCTAGTGCTGAGCCCCAGATTGGGCCCGAGGAGGCCATGGAGAGGCTGCAG gagacagagaagatcATAGCTGAGCTGAACGAGACCTGGGAGGAGAAGCTACGTAAGACAGAAGCTCTGAGGATGGAGAG AGAAGCATTGCTGGCCGAGATGGGGGTGGCCGTCCGGGAGGACGGCGGAACTGTGGGCGTCTTCTCTCCCAAGAAG aCCCCCCACCTGGTAAACCTGAACGAAGACCCTCTAATGTCCGAATGTCTGCTGTACCACATCAAGGACGGCATCACCAG GGTGGGCCAGGTGGACGTGGACATCAAGCTGACCGGGCAGTTCATCCGGGAGCAGCACTGTGTGTTCCGGAGCATCCCGCAGCCAGACGGAGAAG tGGTGGTCACCCTGGAGCCTTGCGAAGGAGCCGAGACCTACGTCAACGGGAGGCTGGTGACCGAGCCCCTGGTGCTGAAGTCAG GGAATAGGATTGTGATGGGCAAGAACCACGTGTTCCGCTTCAATCACCCGGAGCAGGCGCGGCTGGAGCGGGAGCGAGGggtgcccccgccccccgggccgCCCTCCGAGCCCGTCGACTGGAACTTCGCCCAGAAGGAGCTGTTGGAGCAGCAGGGCATAGACATCAAGCTGGAGATGGAGAAGAG gctgCAGGACCTGGAGAATCAGTAccggaaagagaaggaggaggctgaCCTTCTGCTCGAGCAGCAGCGACTG TACGCGGATTCGGACAGCGGGGACGACTCGGACAAGCGCTCGTGCGAGGAGAGCTGGCGGCTCATCTCGTCCCTGCGAGAGCAGCTGCCCCCGACCACCGTGCAGACCATCGTGAGGCGCTGCGGCCTGCCCAGCAGCGGCAAGCGCCGGGCCCCGCGGAGGGTGTACCAGATCCCCCAGCGGCGGCGGCTGCAGGGCAAGGACCCGCGCTGGGCCACCATGGCCGATCTGAAGATGCAGGCGGTGAAGGAGATCTGCTACGAGGTGGCCCTGGCCGACTTCCGCCACGGCCGCGCCGAGATCGAGGCCCTGGCCGCCCTGAAGATGCGGGAGCTGTGCCGCACGTACGGCAAGCCCGAGGGCCCCGGGGACGCCTGGAGGGCCGTGGCCCGCGACGTCTGGGACACGGTGGGCGAGGAGGaaggcggcggcggtggcggcggcgagGAGGGGGCCCGCGGGGCGGAGGTGGAGGACCTCCGCGCCCACATCGACAAGCTGACGGGGATCCTGCAGGAGGTGAAATTGCAGAACAGCAGCAAAGACCGGGAGCTGCAGGCCCTGAGGGACCGCATGCTGCGCATGGAGAGGGTCATTCCCCTGGCGCAG gaCCACGAGGATGAGAACGAAGAGGCCGGGGAGGCCGCCTGGGCCGCGCCACCGGGGTCAGAGGCGGTGGAGGAGGAGGCCCCCGGCGAGCGCGCGGCCCCAGCGCGGCCCCCCTCGCCGCCCCTGTCCAGCTGGGAGCGGGTGTCGCGGCTCATGGAGGAGGACCCCGCCTTCCGCCGCGGCCGCCTTCGCTGGCTCAAGCAGGAGCAGTTGCGGCTGCAGGGACTGCAGGGCGcgggcggccggggcggggggctgcgCAGGCCCCCCGCCCGCTTCGTGCCCCCTCACGACTGCAAGCTGCGCTTCCCTTTCAAGAGCAACCCGCAGCACCGGGAGTCCTggccgggggccggggaggcCCCCCCCGCACCCCAAGCTCCCGAGGAGGTGGCGCCCCCTCCGGCCGCCCCCGCGCGCCGGCCCCCCAGTCCCCGGAGGTCCCACCGGCCCCGCAGGAACTCCCTGGACGGAGGCGGCCGCTCCCGGGGAGGGGGCTCCGCGCAGCCCGAACCCCAGCACTTCCAGCCTAAGAAGCACAACTATTacccccagcagccccagccgTACCCCGCGCAGCGGCCCCCGGGGCCCCGCTACCCCCCGTACACCACTCCCCCGCGGATGAGGCGGCAGCGCTCGGCCCCCGACCTCAAGGAGAGCGGGGCGGCAGTGTGA
- the KIF1C gene encoding kinesin-like protein KIF1C isoform X1 → MAGASVKVAVRVRPFNARETSQDAKCVVSMQGNTTSIINPKQGKDAPKSFTFDYSYWSHTSAEDPQFASQQQVYRDIGEEMLLHAFEGYNVCIFAYGQTGAGKSYTMMGRQEPGQQGIVPQLCEDLFSRVNENQSAQLSYSVEVSYMEIYCERVRDLLNPKSRGSLRVREHPILGPYVQDLSKLAVTSYADIADLMDCGNKARTVAATNMNETSSRSHAVFTIVFTQRCHDQLTGLDSEKVSKISLVDLAGSERADSSGARGMRLKEGANINKSLTTLGKVISALADLQSKKRKSDFIPYRDSVLTWLLKENLGGNSRTAMIAALSPADINYEETLSTLRYADRTKQIRCNAVINEDPNARLIRELQEEVARLRELLLAQGLSASALGGLKVDEGSSGGALPAVSSPPAPVSASHPPAHNGELEPSFSPSAEPQIGPEEAMERLQETEKIIAELNETWEEKLRKTEALRMEREALLAEMGVAVREDGGTVGVFSPKKTPHLVNLNEDPLMSECLLYHIKDGITRVGQVDVDIKLTGQFIREQHCVFRSIPQPDGEVVVTLEPCEGAETYVNGRLVTEPLVLKSGNRIVMGKNHVFRFNHPEQARLERERGVPPPPGPPSEPVDWNFAQKELLEQQGIDIKLEMEKRLQDLENQYRKEKEEADLLLEQQRLYADSDSGDDSDKRSCEESWRLISSLREQLPPTTVQTIVRRCGLPSSGKRRAPRRVYQIPQRRRLQGKDPRWATMADLKMQAVKEICYEVALADFRHGRAEIEALAALKMRELCRTYGKPEGPGDAWRAVARDVWDTVGEEEGGGGGGGEEGARGAEVEDLRAHIDKLTGILQEVKLQNSSKDRELQALRDRMLRMERVIPLAQDHEDENEEAGEAAWAAPPGSEAVEEEAPGERAAPARPPSPPLSSWERVSRLMEEDPAFRRGRLRWLKQEQLRLQGLQGAGGRGGGLRRPPARFVPPHDCKLRFPFKSNPQHRESWPGAGEAPPAPQAPEEVAPPPAAPARRPPSPRRSHRPRRNSLDGGGRSRGGGSAQPEPQHFQPKKHNYYPQQPQPYPAQRPPGPRYPPYTTPPRMRRQRSAPDLKESGAAV, encoded by the exons ATGGCTGGCGCCTCGGTGAAAGTGGCAGTGAGGGTTCGGCCCTTCAACGCCCGTGAGACCAGCCAGGATGCCAAGTGTGTGGTCAGCATGCAGGGCAACACCACCT CCATCATCAATCCCAAACAGGGCAAGGATGCCCCCAAAAGCTTCACTTTTGACTACTCCTACTGGTCACACACTTCG GCTGAGGACCCCCAGTTTGCGTCTCAGCAACAGGTGTATCGGGACATCGGCGAGGAGATGCTGCTTCACGCCTTCGAGGGCTACAACGTGTGCATCTTTGCCTATGGGCAGACCGGGGCCGGCAAGTCCTACACCATGATGGGGCGGCAGGAGCCGGGTCAGCAGGGCATCGTGCCCCAG CTCTGCGAGGACCTCTTCTCTCGTGTTAATGAGAACCAGAGTGCTCAGTTGTCCTATTCTGTGGAG GTGAGCTACATGGAGATCTACTGTGAGCGGGTACGAGACCTCCTGAACCCCAAGAGTCGGGGCTCTCTGCGGGTCCGGGAGCACCCCATCCTGGGCCCCTACGTGCAGGACCTGTCTAAGTTGGCCGTGACCTCCTACGCGGACATCGCCGACCTCATGGACTGTGGAAATAAGGCTCG gaCCGTGGCCGCCACCAACATGAACGAGACCAGCAGCCGCTCGCACGCCGTCTTCACCATCGTCTTCACGCAGCGCTGCCACGACCAGCTCACCGGGCTAGACTCCGAGAAG GTCAGCAAGATCAGTTTGGTGGACCTTGCCGGCAGTGAGCGGGCCGACTCCTCGGGGGCCCGGGGCATGCGCCTGAAG GAAGGGGCCAACATCAATAAGTCCCTGACCACGCTGGGGAAGGTGATCTCGGCCCTGGCGGATCTG CAGTCCAAGAAGCGGAAGTCGGATTTTATCCCTTACAGGGACTCTGTGCTCACCTGGCTGCTCAAGGAGAACTTGG GTGGGAACTCCCGCACGGCCATGATCGCAGCCCTGAGCCCTGCAGACATCAATTACGAGGAGACCCTCAGCACCCTCAG GTACGCTGACCGCACCAAGCAGATCCGCTGCAACGCCGTCATCAACGAGGACCCCAACGCCCGGCTGATCCGTGAGCTGCAGGAGGAGGTGGCCCGGCTGCGGGAGCTGCTCCTGGCTCAGGGGCTGTCCGCCTCCGCCCTGGGAG gTCTAAAGGTGGACGAGGGGAGTTCCGGGGGTGCTCTGCCGGCTGTATCGTCCCCCCCTGCCCCAGTGTCAGCCTCACACCCCCCGGCACACAATGGGGAACTGGAACCGTCATTCTCCCCTAGTGCTGAGCCCCAGATTGGGCCCGAGGAGGCCATGGAGAGGCTGCAG gagacagagaagatcATAGCTGAGCTGAACGAGACCTGGGAGGAGAAGCTACGTAAGACAGAAGCTCTGAGGATGGAGAG AGAAGCATTGCTGGCCGAGATGGGGGTGGCCGTCCGGGAGGACGGCGGAACTGTGGGCGTCTTCTCTCCCAAGAAG aCCCCCCACCTGGTAAACCTGAACGAAGACCCTCTAATGTCCGAATGTCTGCTGTACCACATCAAGGACGGCATCACCAG GGTGGGCCAGGTGGACGTGGACATCAAGCTGACCGGGCAGTTCATCCGGGAGCAGCACTGTGTGTTCCGGAGCATCCCGCAGCCAGACGGAGAAG tGGTGGTCACCCTGGAGCCTTGCGAAGGAGCCGAGACCTACGTCAACGGGAGGCTGGTGACCGAGCCCCTGGTGCTGAAGTCAG GGAATAGGATTGTGATGGGCAAGAACCACGTGTTCCGCTTCAATCACCCGGAGCAGGCGCGGCTGGAGCGGGAGCGAGGggtgcccccgccccccgggccgCCCTCCGAGCCCGTCGACTGGAACTTCGCCCAGAAGGAGCTGTTGGAGCAGCAGGGCATAGACATCAAGCTGGAGATGGAGAAGAG gctgCAGGACCTGGAGAATCAGTAccggaaagagaaggaggaggctgaCCTTCTGCTCGAGCAGCAGCGACTG TACGCGGATTCGGACAGCGGGGACGACTCGGACAAGCGCTCGTGCGAGGAGAGCTGGCGGCTCATCTCGTCCCTGCGAGAGCAGCTGCCCCCGACCACCGTGCAGACCATCGTGAGGCGCTGCGGCCTGCCCAGCAGCGGCAAGCGCCGGGCCCCGCGGAGGGTGTACCAGATCCCCCAGCGGCGGCGGCTGCAGGGCAAGGACCCGCGCTGGGCCACCATGGCCGATCTGAAGATGCAGGCGGTGAAGGAGATCTGCTACGAGGTGGCCCTGGCCGACTTCCGCCACGGCCGCGCCGAGATCGAGGCCCTGGCCGCCCTGAAGATGCGGGAGCTGTGCCGCACGTACGGCAAGCCCGAGGGCCCCGGGGACGCCTGGAGGGCCGTGGCCCGCGACGTCTGGGACACGGTGGGCGAGGAGGaaggcggcggcggtggcggcggcgagGAGGGGGCCCGCGGGGCGGAGGTGGAGGACCTCCGCGCCCACATCGACAAGCTGACGGGGATCCTGCAGGAGGTGAAATTGCAGAACAGCAGCAAAGACCGGGAGCTGCAGGCCCTGAGGGACCGCATGCTGCGCATGGAGAGGGTCATTCCCCTGGCGCAG gaCCACGAGGATGAGAACGAAGAGGCCGGGGAGGCCGCCTGGGCCGCGCCACCGGGGTCAGAGGCGGTGGAGGAGGAGGCCCCCGGCGAGCGCGCGGCCCCAGCGCGGCCCCCCTCGCCGCCCCTGTCCAGCTGGGAGCGGGTGTCGCGGCTCATGGAGGAGGACCCCGCCTTCCGCCGCGGCCGCCTTCGCTGGCTCAAGCAGGAGCAGTTGCGGCTGCAGGGACTGCAGGGCGcgggcggccggggcggggggctgcgCAGGCCCCCCGCCCGCTTCGTGCCCCCTCACGACTGCAAGCTGCGCTTCCCTTTCAAGAGCAACCCGCAGCACCGGGAGTCCTggccgggggccggggaggcCCCCCCCGCACCCCAAGCTCCCGAGGAGGTGGCGCCCCCTCCGGCCGCCCCCGCGCGCCGGCCCCCCAGTCCCCGGAGGTCCCACCGGCCCCGCAGGAACTCCCTGGACGGAGGCGGCCGCTCCCGGGGAGGGGGCTCCGCGCAGCCCGAACCCCAGCACTTCCAGCCTAAGAAGCACAACTATTacccccagcagccccagccgTACCCCGCGCAGCGGCCCCCGGGGCCCCGCTACCCCCCGTACACCACTCCCCCGCGGATGAGGCGGCAGCGCTCGGCCCCCGACCTCAAGGAGAGCGGGGCGGCAGTGTGA